One genomic region from Athalia rosae chromosome 3, iyAthRosa1.1, whole genome shotgun sequence encodes:
- the LOC105689784 gene encoding uricase, which produces MSKFGSLADGSLGLMNGRRSGFTNLSSSSSSSRSSRGIYPRHLTDEGLASPGKTEVQPNLSATKDAARENYELASYGYGKNHVKLLYVHRDGARHEIREYEVDTHLRLETQKDYLEGDNEDIIATDSQKNTVYLLAKKHGVQTPEEFGLLICAHFLYTYKHVAEVNVNVEEYPWQRHRVDGEQHNHAFVFTPIVTRYSQVTQLRNESPRIRGGLKNLRVLKTTQSSFTDFIQDEYRTLPDAADRVFSTEVTASWDFSTSHGVNFDAVWGTVKDCILANFAGPPQTGIYSPSVQNTLYLTEKCVLDKVDQIQSIEMRMPNKHYFTLDMSKFSKLVQGENQEVYLPVDKPAGIIYAQLDRKSIGSKL; this is translated from the exons ATGAGTAAGTTCGGATCACTGGCCGACGGATCCCTGGGTCTGATGAACGGTCGTAGATCGGGTTTCACAaatttgtcgtcgtcgtcgtcgtcgtcgcgcaGTTCCCGTGGGATATATCCGCGTCATTTGACCGACGAAGGTCTTGCCTCCCCTGGGAAAACCGAAGTTCAGCCGAATCTAAGTGCGACAAAAGATGCGGCTAGGGAGAATTACGAGCTTGCATCTTACGGCTACGGAAAGAATCACGTGAAGCTTCTTTACGTCCATCGGGACGGCGCGCGTCATGAAATTAGGGAATACGAAGTCGACACTCATCTCAGACTGGAGACCCAGAAAGATTATTTGGAAGGCGATAACGAGGATATCATAGCCACCGACAGTCAAAAGAACACCGTCTATCTGTTGGCCAAAAAACACGGTGTACAAACACCGGAGGAATTCGGACTTCTTATTTGCGCCCACTTTCTTTACACGTACAAACACGTCGCGGAAGTGAACGTGAACGTCGAGGAGTATCCGTGGCAAAGGCACAGAGTCGACGGGGAACAACATAATCACGCTTTCGTATTCACGCCAATTGTGACGAGATATTCCCAAGTTACCCAGCTGAGAAATG AGTCCCCAAGGATTCGAggaggtttgaaaaatttgcgagttTTGAAAACGACGCAAAGTTCTTTCACGGATTTTATTCAGGACGAGTACAGGACACTCCCAGATGCTGCGGATAGGGTTTTTAGTACAGAAGTTACGGCGTCTTGGGATTTTTCTACCTCTCACGGAGTTAATTTTGACGCGGTCTGGGGAACTGTTAAAGATTGCATCCTCGCTAATTTTGCCGGACCACCTCAGACCGGAATTTATTCACCGAGCGTACAGAACACGCTTTATTTAACCGAAAAGTGCGTCCTGGATAAAGTGGATCAG aTACAAAGCATCGAAATGCGTATGCCGAACAAGCATTACTTCACATTGGATATGAGCAAATTTTCTAAGCTAGTTCAAGGCGAAAATCAGGAGGTTTATCTTCCGGTCGACAAGCCCgccggtataatatacgctCAACTAGACAGGAAGTCGATAGGCTCCAAATTATAA
- the LOC105689781 gene encoding uncharacterized protein LOC105689781, which translates to MKCHKRRSFAPRTISTSFIFNSSSRAVISREKFQSEITRFSFIVSTAMRIPIFVLNFLILFKSFSCDEKETNTSDPIAVSKDEASRCGGTFSGFQYYVKSPNYPKNYPLNQTCIYTLKGSKFAKCDQEFHLQFLDFQLEASDACAKDFVKVGGGGVYCGNSIGIRKFKGDDKSLRIIFHSDGNTTARGFSILVTTLPCADPLNLKENSTLEKISEVTKGAIRTKENVQISYPAYRPDTEFDEEEVMTEDGRGDQPPSRISLLGKAPKNPSEKLELPVYQRHGEFNDYALGKDEGAAISQGSWSPRVTSYLFLPPTSLSRPLKTNGAKTGLNSSSSGSIPNQLVIRHFDEPIIINHSQEIIPDSRFAVNSAPLQPDSLVIPSRGYPQILEYTQNKPPRFYDSPDRWLTYGTPNNNAPANPNTYDPFANDDDKNNLPPNCGGKSASNPNNNGNFYPVTPNPAPFYPGPNINDYYPSTNFGNGNGNGNGYPDVVGSYDPTFGTSGGNNNPVNFLPDFNTNYHPNNSPNNPFYSPGDTIYNTGLLSECCGSIYSAQSLTLASPGFPSLIYSSRSYDCRYTIRKSSANVCRLQMYLKFFNFGTEDQFCAYGYIEVDGRRFCGCKTGRNITVSFDGTSAKIITVKYLGYPRVKFSGFLIEVTQQSCSTGTSGFGQEDFGFRSLYKRSDAIASEEPVATDETVETKRDKRDAGYYYPRPSSGTSAAIIHSQNFIFGTCQVFKFLNWVKAAKQVYLRSAQCSNNAISSSASSVSSPVSLIPIFPDNGNLGLANFPSTANCQIVNVVEGTISSPSYPNNYAGNLNLCYRFLKAPGYCQLEIAILDFDLETSIFCRKDYVAFSWQKKRYCGSSLRGARTIFDITQSTFADLYFVTDSAGSGTGFRAGFSQISC; encoded by the exons ATGAAATGTCATAAGAGACGATCATTCGCACCTCGAACGATCAGTACTTCTTTCATCTTCAACAGTTCGTCGCGGGCGGTAATTtcccgtgaaaaatttcagtccgAAATTACCCGGTTCTCTTTCATTGTTTCGACAGCTATGCGGATCCCGATTTTTGTATtaaactttttaattttatttaaaagtTTTTCGTGCGACGAGAAAGAAACCAATACTTCGGACCCCATCGCCGTAAGTAAAGATGAAGCGTCTCGGTGCGGTGGAACTTTTTCCGGTTTTCAGTATTACGTAAAAAGTCCAAACTACCCGAAAAACTACCCTTTGAATCAGACCTGTATTTACACTCTGAAGGGTAGTAAGTTCGCCAAGTGTGACCAGGAATTCCATTTgcaatttctcgattttcaaCTGGAAGCTTCGGACGCATGTGCGAAAGACTTTGTCAAGGTCGGTGGCGGTGGTGTCTATTGCGGCAACAGCATCGGGATAAGAAAATTCAAGGGGGACGATAAAAGTTTgaggataatttttcactcggaCGGGAACACGACGGCCAGAGGATTCTCGATCCTGGTGACGACCCTTCCTTGCGCGGATCCGTTGAATTTGAAGGAGAACTCGactttggagaaaatttccgaagtgaCGAAGGGAGCTATTAGGACAAAGGAGAACGTTCAAATTTCTTACCCTGCGTATCGTCCTGACACGGAATTCGATGAGGAGGAAGTCATGACCGAAGATGGAAGGGGTGACCAACCTCCGTCGCGAATTTCTCTGCTGGGAAAAGCTCCGAAAAATCCTTCGGAGAAGTTAGAGCTACCGGTATACCAGCGACATGGGGAGTTCAACGATTACGCCCTTGGCAAGGACGAAGGTGCGGCAATTTCGCAGGGTTCGTGGTCCCCGAGGGTTACTTCTTACCTGTTTCTTCCTCCAACGTCTTTGTCGAGGCCTCTGAAGACGAACGGGGCGAAGACCGGTCTCAATTCTTCCTCCTCGGGATCTATTCCCAACCAACTGGTGATCAGACATTTTGACGAGCCGATTATAATCAATCATTCGCAGGAGATTATACCCGATTCTCGTTTCGCCGTAAATTCCGCTCCTCTACAGCCCGATAGTTTGGTAATTCCTTCTCGCGGATATCCTCAGATTCTGGAATATACTCAGAACAAGCCTCCTCGGTTTTACGATTCACCGGACAGGTGGCTGACCTACGGGACGCCGAATAACAACGCGCCCGCAAATCCGAACACTTACGACCCCTTCGCGAACGACGATGACAAAAATAATCTGCCACCGAATTGCGGTGGTAAATCAGCTTCGAATCCGAATAACAACGGGAACTTTTACCCGGTAACGCCGAACCCTGCGCCGTTTTATCCCGGACCAAATATCAACGATTATTACCCGAGTACGAATTTCGGCAACGGAAACGGAAATGGCAACGGATATCCGGACGTCGTCGGTAGTTATGACCCGACGTTCGGAACCTCCGGCGGTAACAATAATCCTGTTAATTTTCTACCAGATTTTAACACTAATTACCATCCGAATAATAGTCCGAATAATCCATTCTATTCGCCCGGTGATACGATTTATAACACTGGTTTATTGTCCGAATGCTGCGGCTCGATATACTCAGCTCAGAGTTTAACGCTGGCGAGTCCGGGGTTTCCGTCTTTGATTTATTCGTCGAGGAGTTACGACTGCCGTTACACGATAAGAAAATCGTCTGCGAACGTCTGTCGGCTACAGATGTACCTGAAATTCTTCAACTTCGGAACAGAAGATCAGTTTTGCGCTTACGGTTACATCGAAGTCGACGGACGTAGATTCTGCGGATGTAAAACGGGGAGAAATATCACCGTATCGTTCGACGGTACGAGCGCGAAGATAATCACCGTCAAATATCTCGGCTATCCCAGAGTGAAATTTAGCGGATTTTTGATCGAAGTAACGCAGCAATCTTGTTCGACCGGCACCTCGGGATTCGGACAGGAAGATTTCGGGTTCAGAAGCCTCTACAAAAGGAGCGATGCGATTGCTTCCGAAGAACCAGTTGCGACAGATGAGACGGTAGAAACGAAGAGGGACAAAAGGGATGCCGGATATTATTACCCGAGGCCTTCTTCAGGGACGTCGGCGGCCATAATACACTCgcagaatttcattttcggcACCTGCCAGGTATTCAAATTTCTCAACTGGGTGAAAGCGGCTAAGCAAGTTTACCTGAGAAGTGCACAGTGCTCGAATAACGCGATTTCAAGTTCCGCCTCGTCTGTCTCATCGCCGGTATCACTGATCCCGATTTTTCCCGATAACGGGAACCTGGGCCTCGCGAATTTCCCGTCGACAGCTAATTGCCAGATCGTCAACGTCGTCGAGGGCACCATCTCTTCCCCCTCGTACCCCAACAATTACGCCGGCAATTTGAACCTGTGCTACAG aTTTTTAAAAGCGCCCGGCTACTGTCAACTGGAAATCGCGATCCTCGATTTTGACCTCGAGACAAGCATCTTCTGTAGGAAGGATTACGTGGCGTTCAGTTGGCAAAAAAAACGTTACTGCGGTTCCTCTCTGAGAGGAGCTAGAA CGATATTCGACATAACGCAATCTACGTTCGCCGATCTCTATTTCGTAACTGATTCAGCTGGTTCCGGAACGGGATTTCGAGCAGGATTCTCACAAATCTCTTGCTGA